Proteins from a single region of Acidimicrobiales bacterium:
- a CDS encoding M50 family metallopeptidase — MTDAPQPPTPPPAPPPPDPGRARARRVMTFPEGDGRPSGQAHQGRTGLVLLVLGILALGLLGGLPMLIVVLAIIVMVFFHELGHYLTAKAAGMKVTEFFIGFGPRIWSFRRGETEYGLKAVPAGAYVRIIGMHNLDEVDPADEPRTYRQQPFWRRLSVAVAGSGMHFLMALLLLFGIFAFHGIDRDEARWTVGAVTEGSAADEAGLQPGDRVVAVDGRAVETFDDLRAEVTGRPGDEVSLTVEREGGTRTLEATLGDRNPATGERVGFLGVGADAPYVRDDPLTAAGRSFTTFGSMAKVSVQALGSFFTPGGLSEYTSRLFDGGGEETATEPGSGDEGRVISVVGAVRLGAEQTEAGWVGLAEFLVTINVFVGIFNLVPLLPLDGGHVAIATYERIRSRRGRPYRVDVAKLMPLTYGVVALLVFVAVTSLYLDLVDPVSLGG, encoded by the coding sequence ATGACCGACGCCCCCCAGCCGCCCACCCCGCCCCCGGCCCCGCCGCCCCCCGACCCCGGGCGGGCGCGCGCCCGGCGGGTCATGACGTTCCCGGAGGGCGACGGGCGCCCGTCCGGCCAGGCCCACCAGGGCAGGACCGGCCTGGTCCTGCTCGTCCTCGGCATCCTCGCCCTCGGCCTACTCGGGGGCCTGCCGATGCTGATCGTGGTCCTCGCCATCATCGTGATGGTCTTCTTCCACGAGCTCGGCCACTACCTGACGGCCAAGGCGGCCGGCATGAAGGTCACCGAGTTCTTCATCGGCTTCGGCCCGAGGATCTGGTCGTTCCGCCGGGGCGAGACCGAGTACGGGCTGAAGGCCGTCCCGGCCGGCGCCTACGTCCGCATCATCGGCATGCACAACCTGGACGAGGTCGACCCCGCCGACGAGCCCCGCACCTACCGACAGCAGCCGTTCTGGCGCCGGCTGTCGGTGGCCGTGGCCGGCTCGGGCATGCACTTCCTCATGGCCCTGCTGCTGCTGTTCGGGATCTTCGCCTTCCACGGCATCGACCGCGACGAGGCCCGCTGGACGGTCGGCGCCGTCACCGAGGGCAGCGCGGCCGACGAGGCCGGCCTCCAGCCGGGCGACCGGGTGGTCGCCGTCGACGGCCGGGCCGTCGAGACCTTCGACGACCTCCGCGCCGAGGTGACCGGGCGGCCGGGCGACGAGGTCTCGCTCACCGTCGAGCGCGAGGGCGGCACCCGCACGCTCGAGGCGACCCTCGGCGATCGCAACCCGGCGACCGGCGAGCGGGTCGGCTTCCTCGGCGTCGGCGCCGACGCCCCCTACGTCCGCGACGACCCGCTGACCGCGGCCGGCCGGTCGTTCACGACCTTCGGCAGCATGGCCAAGGTGTCCGTGCAGGCGCTGGGCTCGTTCTTCACCCCGGGCGGCCTGTCCGAGTACACGTCGCGCCTGTTCGACGGCGGCGGCGAGGAGACCGCCACCGAGCCGGGGTCGGGCGACGAGGGCCGGGTCATCTCGGTGGTCGGCGCCGTGCGCCTCGGGGCCGAGCAGACCGAGGCCGGCTGGGTCGGCCTGGCCGAGTTCCTCGTCACCATCAACGTGTTCGTCGGGATCTTCAACCTCGTCCCGCTGCTGCCCCTCGACGGCGGGCACGTGGCCATCGCCACCTACGAGCGCATCCGTTCCCGGCGCGGCCGCCCGTACCGTGTGGACGTGGCCAAGCTCATGCCCCTCACCTACGGGGTCGTCGCCCTGCTGGTGTTCGTGGCCGTCACGTCGCTCTACCTCGACCTGGTCGACCCCGTGTCGCTCGGCGGGTAG